Proteins found in one Pyxidicoccus trucidator genomic segment:
- a CDS encoding (2Fe-2S)-binding protein, protein MSITLSVNGRPHTVDVSEDTPLLYVLRDELGLNGAKYGCGVGQCGACTVLRDGVPLRACVVPAAALSGRELTTLEGLRAPDGTLHPLQRAFLAEQAGQCAYCIPGMVMAAAALLREKPRPTEAEIRTALDANLCRCGSHNRIVRAIQRAAEELAR, encoded by the coding sequence ATGTCCATTACCTTGAGCGTCAATGGCAGACCCCACACCGTCGACGTCTCGGAAGACACGCCGCTCCTGTACGTGCTCCGCGACGAACTGGGACTCAACGGGGCGAAGTATGGCTGCGGCGTCGGCCAGTGCGGCGCCTGCACGGTGCTGCGGGACGGCGTCCCGCTGCGCGCCTGCGTCGTACCCGCCGCGGCCCTGAGCGGGCGGGAGCTGACCACGCTGGAAGGACTCCGGGCTCCGGACGGGACGCTGCATCCGCTCCAGCGGGCCTTCCTGGCCGAGCAGGCGGGCCAGTGCGCCTACTGCATCCCCGGCATGGTGATGGCGGCGGCCGCGCTGCTGCGGGAGAAGCCCCGGCCCACCGAAGCGGAGATTCGCACCGCGCTGGATGCCAACCTGTGCCGCTGCGGCTCGCACAACCGCATCGTGCGCGCCATCCAGCGCGCCGCGGAGGAGCTGGCGCGATGA
- a CDS encoding RNA polymerase sigma factor, which yields MQPDEREALEQRIHGYCEQGDVGRAVEEALAGYGPELMRLMASLLEDKERAREAYAIFSETLLMDLPAFRWESSFRTWAHRVARNVAYRMAAAPSRREVPVSQGAFDQQPHHDWSRTRPWLRTDVKDRVRALRAQLEPYEQTLLQLRIDQRMSWTDVARRLSEPGEPVTSEALARRAAVLRQQFQRIKVRLRALAREAELLSRESSHA from the coding sequence ATGCAGCCTGACGAGCGCGAGGCACTGGAGCAGCGAATCCACGGGTACTGCGAGCAGGGCGACGTGGGGCGCGCGGTGGAGGAGGCCCTGGCCGGCTATGGGCCGGAGCTCATGCGGCTGATGGCCTCCCTCCTCGAGGACAAGGAGCGGGCCCGCGAGGCCTACGCCATCTTCAGCGAGACGCTGTTGATGGACCTGCCCGCCTTCCGCTGGGAGAGCTCCTTCCGGACCTGGGCTCATCGCGTCGCGCGCAACGTGGCCTACCGGATGGCCGCGGCCCCCTCCCGCCGGGAGGTGCCGGTCAGCCAGGGCGCGTTCGACCAGCAGCCCCACCATGACTGGTCCCGCACGCGCCCGTGGCTCCGGACGGACGTGAAGGACCGCGTCCGGGCCCTGCGCGCCCAGCTGGAGCCCTATGAGCAGACGCTGCTGCAGCTGCGCATCGACCAGCGGATGTCCTGGACGGACGTGGCGCGGCGCCTGTCGGAGCCTGGCGAGCCCGTGACGTCCGAGGCGCTCGCCCGCCGGGCCGCCGTCCTCCGCCAGCAGTTCCAGCGCATCAAGGTCCGGCTGCGAGCGCTCGCCCGGGAGGCCGAGCTGCTCTCACGTGAGTCCAGCCACGCCTGA
- a CDS encoding Isoquinoline 1-oxidoreductase subunit: MRRLPLAVFALSAAVTVAGCKSCSRAQAPEAPAATAPDAGSGARAGLQPVAAFSGITDPAARSVALFVEAGRVIAHPRCVNCHPADGVPRQGLEQRPHVPRVTGGPKGHGTPGLPCTSCHQETNTSLVGATLRSVPGNPKWALAPVEMAWVGKSLGQICEQLKDPERNGGKSLEALHHHMAEDVLVAWGWSPGPGLEPVPGTQAEFGALIRAWIDTGAACPSP; this comes from the coding sequence ATGAGACGACTTCCCCTCGCTGTCTTCGCGTTGAGCGCCGCCGTGACGGTGGCGGGCTGCAAGTCCTGCTCGCGTGCCCAGGCGCCGGAAGCTCCCGCCGCTACGGCGCCGGACGCGGGGAGCGGGGCGCGCGCGGGGCTTCAGCCCGTGGCCGCCTTCTCCGGCATCACCGACCCGGCGGCCCGCTCCGTCGCGCTCTTCGTCGAGGCGGGCCGGGTGATTGCGCATCCGCGCTGCGTCAACTGCCACCCCGCGGACGGCGTGCCTCGGCAGGGGCTGGAGCAGCGGCCACACGTCCCCCGGGTGACGGGCGGCCCGAAGGGCCATGGGACTCCGGGCCTGCCCTGCACCTCGTGCCATCAGGAGACCAACACGTCGCTCGTCGGCGCGACGCTGCGGAGTGTCCCGGGCAATCCGAAGTGGGCCCTGGCACCCGTCGAGATGGCGTGGGTGGGAAAATCCCTGGGACAGATTTGCGAGCAGCTCAAGGACCCGGAGCGCAACGGCGGCAAGTCCCTGGAGGCTCTCCACCACCACATGGCCGAGGACGTGCTGGTGGCCTGGGGTTGGAGTCCCGGCCCGGGCCTGGAGCCGGTGCCCGGCACGCAGGCGGAGTTCGGCGCACTCATCCGGGCGTGGATTGACACCGGGGCGGCCTGTCCGAGTCCCTGA
- a CDS encoding M4 family metallopeptidase, with product MLSLLAGACTEATPPNSSKDAVVEKSAAALDGLQVVGVDEAAVPTFVTGPIGLVPTEAGAVHSLQASQLLPVLERVAPLFRLNPDDLYLKKSYVGFDGDAHFRYGVRRQGVEVLGGELRLHARNGAVFAVNTNMRGDLLSTADKASIAAEAAIAVAKDDRESPAGATVAPEPRLVYRRDGGQLVLAYDVRVKGEKEDGTPVHDSVLVNARTGDAFERISYIHSALFRRVYDGGNTTQLPGVLARSEGDPPHADPIVNFAYDHSGEVYKCYSDLFGRDSYDNAGAHLISTVHHRVSYVNAYWDGTQMVYGDGDGVNSSNLAGALDVTAHEMTHAVTDVESDLIYSGESGGMNESISDIFGAVCEWYIRGRVVNANTWLIGEDVWTPDIPGDALRYMHDPQLDGDSLDHYDDYASGVDVHYSSGISNLAFYLLSQGGTHPRRPLPTPVAGIGIEKAGRIIYKMNVDLLLPSSNFEQAKLAAEQAAVQLGYDAATVSSVDSAWKTVGVGAPVTHPHSLPLEKNVPATDLSGARASKAYFSVVVPEGATGLTFTLSGGTGDADLYVRRGQAPTATSYDCRPYRSGNNEVCTFAAPGDGIWFVMLNGFSAYSGATLTVTWTGGYVPVEPGVEVSGLSGAAGSSQVFTVQIPERTNGGTRNIHVRLRGTGNADLYVQRAAVPGFGSYDCRGVNEHSTENCNLNGFEPGKYYINVFGAKGGFTDGTLIVTFN from the coding sequence TTGCTGTCTTTGCTTGCGGGCGCCTGTACGGAGGCAACCCCTCCGAACAGCTCGAAGGACGCGGTGGTGGAGAAGTCCGCCGCCGCCCTGGATGGCCTCCAGGTCGTGGGCGTCGACGAGGCGGCGGTGCCCACCTTCGTCACCGGCCCGATAGGCCTCGTTCCGACCGAGGCCGGAGCGGTCCACTCCCTCCAGGCAAGCCAGCTGCTGCCCGTGCTGGAGCGCGTGGCGCCGCTGTTCCGGCTGAACCCGGACGACCTGTACCTGAAGAAGTCCTATGTCGGCTTCGACGGGGACGCGCACTTCCGCTACGGCGTGCGGCGCCAGGGCGTCGAGGTGCTGGGTGGAGAGCTGCGCCTGCACGCGCGCAACGGCGCCGTCTTCGCGGTGAACACCAACATGCGCGGGGACCTGCTGTCGACGGCGGACAAGGCCTCCATCGCCGCCGAGGCCGCCATCGCGGTGGCGAAGGACGACCGTGAGTCCCCGGCCGGTGCCACCGTCGCGCCCGAGCCCCGGCTCGTCTACCGGCGCGACGGGGGCCAGCTGGTGCTGGCCTACGACGTGCGCGTGAAGGGCGAGAAGGAGGACGGCACGCCGGTGCATGACTCGGTGCTCGTCAACGCGCGGACGGGAGATGCGTTCGAGCGCATCTCCTATATCCACTCCGCGCTGTTCCGCCGGGTCTACGACGGCGGGAACACGACGCAGCTGCCGGGCGTCCTGGCGCGCTCCGAGGGAGACCCGCCGCACGCGGACCCCATCGTCAACTTCGCCTATGACCACTCGGGCGAGGTCTACAAGTGCTACAGCGACCTGTTCGGCCGCGACTCGTATGACAACGCCGGCGCGCACCTCATCAGCACCGTGCACCACCGCGTCAGCTACGTGAATGCCTACTGGGACGGAACCCAGATGGTGTACGGCGATGGCGACGGGGTGAATTCCTCCAACCTGGCCGGCGCGCTGGATGTGACGGCGCACGAGATGACGCACGCCGTGACGGACGTCGAGTCGGACCTCATCTACTCGGGTGAGTCCGGCGGCATGAACGAGTCCATCTCCGACATCTTCGGTGCCGTGTGTGAGTGGTACATCCGGGGCCGGGTGGTGAACGCCAACACGTGGCTCATCGGCGAGGACGTCTGGACGCCTGACATTCCCGGGGACGCCCTGCGCTACATGCACGACCCCCAGCTGGATGGCGACTCCCTGGACCACTACGACGACTACGCCTCCGGCGTGGACGTGCACTACAGCTCGGGCATCTCCAACCTGGCCTTCTACCTGCTGTCGCAGGGCGGCACGCACCCGCGCCGTCCGCTGCCGACGCCGGTGGCGGGTATCGGCATCGAGAAGGCCGGACGCATCATCTACAAGATGAACGTGGACCTGCTGCTGCCGTCCTCCAACTTCGAGCAGGCGAAGCTCGCCGCGGAGCAGGCCGCCGTCCAGCTCGGCTATGACGCCGCGACGGTGAGCTCGGTCGACAGTGCCTGGAAGACGGTGGGCGTGGGCGCCCCCGTCACGCATCCTCACAGCTTGCCCCTCGAGAAGAACGTCCCCGCCACGGACCTGTCTGGTGCGCGAGCCAGCAAGGCGTACTTCTCCGTGGTGGTGCCCGAGGGGGCGACGGGCCTGACCTTCACCCTCTCCGGTGGCACGGGCGACGCGGACCTCTACGTGCGCCGGGGCCAGGCCCCGACGGCCACCAGCTATGACTGCCGTCCCTACCGGTCCGGCAACAACGAGGTGTGCACCTTCGCGGCCCCGGGTGATGGCATCTGGTTCGTGATGCTCAACGGCTTCAGCGCCTACAGCGGCGCGACGCTGACGGTGACGTGGACGGGCGGCTACGTGCCCGTCGAGCCCGGAGTCGAAGTCTCCGGCCTGTCCGGCGCCGCGGGCTCCTCACAGGTGTTCACGGTCCAGATTCCCGAGCGCACCAACGGCGGCACCCGCAACATCCACGTGCGGCTGCGTGGCACGGGCAACGCGGACCTCTACGTGCAGCGCGCGGCAGTCCCAGGCTTCGGCTCCTACGACTGCCGTGGCGTGAACGAGCACAGCACGGAGAACTGCAACCTGAACGGCTTCGAGCCGGGCAAGTACTACATCAACGTGTTCGGCGCGAAGGGCGGCTTCACCGACGGCACGCTCATCGTCACGTTCAACTGA
- a CDS encoding xanthine dehydrogenase family protein molybdopterin-binding subunit, with amino-acid sequence MSTLTSRRSVLQGALVLAFAMTGPGALGAAPGRKPLPGDLERNRQLDAWLSIGADGVVTLKTGKVELGQGVLTALGQLCADELDVDFSRLAFISGDTERSPNEGTTAGSMSMSQGGTAVRYAAAEVRALLLAMAGKHLGVKAERLKVHDGTITAPGGRTVTYWNLTGGKSLSREATGTVAPKPLAERRYVGRPIPRVDLPDKLSGEPAFVQDFRSDTLVHGRVVRAPSYGAKLTGADIASVERMPGVLKVVRDGDFLGVIASREWQAIQAAASLARSARWSEQAALPVDPHTWLLEQKARDIVIEDTPRPTDEAPARTLEAQYRRPYQMHAAIGPSCAVAEWDGGVLTVHTHSQSVFDTTEAIAKLLGLPVEHVRGLHLAGSGCYGHNGADDAAADAALLARALPGRAVRVQWSREDEHTWEPYGPAMVTKVRASVNARGDVLDWDYELWSTPHGTRPGGNPGNLLAGRSLATPFPMPVPRNGGPPNYSADRNAIPLYAFPGRKVTTHFVTEMPLRVSSHRALGAYANVFSIESFMDELAHAAGIDPVVFRLRQLRDERAKAVIQKAAERFGWSNAKRPPGRGRGLGFARYKNVASYCAICLEVSVDPKTHAIRVLRAVLAADAGEVVNPDGLANQLEGGLIQSLSWSLKEAVRYDARRILSRDWSTYPILTFSEVPSVEVALIDRPGEPFLGAGEASQGPTAAALANAVFDATGVRLRELPLTPERLAAAKPGG; translated from the coding sequence ATGAGCACCCTTACGAGCCGCCGCTCCGTCCTCCAGGGCGCGCTGGTGCTGGCCTTCGCCATGACGGGCCCGGGCGCGCTCGGCGCGGCGCCAGGGCGCAAGCCGCTGCCTGGAGACCTGGAGCGCAACCGCCAGCTCGATGCCTGGCTGAGCATCGGCGCCGACGGCGTCGTCACGCTGAAGACAGGCAAGGTGGAGCTCGGCCAGGGCGTCCTGACGGCCCTGGGGCAGCTCTGCGCGGACGAGCTGGACGTCGACTTCTCACGCCTGGCCTTCATCTCCGGCGACACCGAGCGTTCCCCGAATGAGGGGACCACGGCGGGCAGCATGTCCATGTCGCAGGGAGGCACGGCGGTGCGCTACGCCGCCGCCGAGGTCCGCGCCCTCCTGCTGGCCATGGCCGGCAAGCACCTGGGGGTGAAGGCGGAGCGGCTGAAGGTCCATGACGGCACCATCACCGCTCCCGGAGGCCGCACCGTCACCTACTGGAATCTCACGGGCGGGAAGTCGCTGAGCCGCGAAGCCACCGGCACCGTGGCGCCCAAGCCCCTCGCCGAGCGCCGCTATGTCGGCCGCCCCATCCCTCGCGTGGACCTGCCGGACAAGCTCTCCGGCGAGCCGGCCTTCGTGCAGGACTTCCGGTCCGACACGCTGGTGCATGGCCGCGTCGTCCGCGCGCCGTCATATGGGGCGAAGCTCACCGGGGCCGACATCGCGAGCGTGGAGCGCATGCCGGGCGTCCTGAAGGTGGTGCGCGACGGGGACTTCCTGGGCGTCATCGCGAGCCGGGAGTGGCAGGCCATCCAGGCCGCGGCGAGCCTGGCGCGGTCCGCCCGCTGGAGCGAGCAGGCCGCCCTGCCCGTGGACCCACACACGTGGCTGCTGGAGCAGAAGGCCCGGGACATCGTCATCGAAGACACCCCGCGCCCGACGGACGAAGCCCCGGCGCGCACCCTGGAGGCGCAGTACCGCCGGCCGTACCAGATGCACGCCGCCATCGGCCCGTCCTGCGCGGTGGCGGAGTGGGACGGCGGCGTCCTCACGGTGCACACCCACAGCCAGAGCGTGTTCGACACCACCGAGGCCATCGCGAAGCTGCTCGGCCTGCCGGTGGAGCACGTGCGAGGCCTGCACCTGGCGGGCTCGGGCTGCTACGGGCACAACGGCGCGGATGACGCCGCGGCCGATGCCGCGCTGCTGGCCCGGGCCCTGCCCGGCCGGGCCGTGCGCGTACAGTGGTCTCGCGAGGACGAGCACACGTGGGAGCCCTACGGCCCGGCCATGGTGACGAAGGTCCGCGCCAGCGTGAATGCGCGGGGCGACGTGCTCGACTGGGACTACGAGCTCTGGTCCACGCCCCATGGCACCCGGCCCGGGGGCAATCCCGGCAACCTGCTGGCGGGCCGCTCGCTGGCAACGCCCTTCCCCATGCCCGTGCCTCGGAACGGAGGGCCGCCGAACTACTCCGCGGACCGCAACGCCATTCCGCTCTACGCCTTCCCCGGCCGGAAGGTGACCACCCACTTCGTGACGGAGATGCCCCTGCGCGTCTCCTCGCACCGCGCCCTCGGCGCGTACGCCAACGTCTTCAGCATCGAATCCTTCATGGATGAGCTGGCGCACGCGGCGGGTATCGACCCGGTCGTCTTCCGCCTCCGCCAGCTACGGGATGAGCGCGCGAAGGCCGTCATCCAGAAGGCCGCGGAGCGCTTCGGCTGGTCGAACGCAAAGCGCCCGCCGGGACGTGGACGGGGCCTCGGCTTCGCGCGTTACAAGAATGTCGCCAGCTACTGCGCCATCTGCCTGGAAGTCTCCGTCGACCCGAAGACGCACGCCATCCGAGTGCTGCGGGCCGTGCTGGCCGCCGACGCGGGCGAGGTGGTCAACCCGGATGGGCTCGCCAACCAACTGGAGGGCGGGCTCATCCAGTCCCTGAGCTGGAGCCTGAAGGAGGCCGTGCGCTACGACGCCCGCCGCATCCTCTCGCGCGACTGGAGCACCTACCCCATCCTCACCTTCTCGGAGGTGCCATCCGTGGAGGTCGCCCTCATCGACCGGCCCGGTGAGCCCTTCCTGGGCGCGGGCGAGGCCTCGCAGGGGCCGACGGCCGCGGCGCTGGCGAACGCAGTCTTCGACGCGACGGGCGTGAGGCTCCGAGAGCTGCCGTTGACGCCCGAGCGGCTTGCCGCCGCGAAGCCAGGAGGCTAG
- a CDS encoding serine/threonine-protein kinase PknK, protein MAEDSSSRAGLPPNLRPFARSTRFRLLGRMGEGGMGTVYRVHDRELRRDVALKVMRKAGPTALHALKREFRSRAGLSHPNLVQLHDLIVGDDFCCFSMELIEGLDFLGWVRPERALARRSQGAFPPREAGVVLSEVSPLPPEAAPRLRAVLAQLVRGLQALHASGLVHRDIKPANVLVSAEGRVVIVDFGLTTELQAGLLARIGSSAAGTLPYMAPEQLQGGPLTPASDLYAVGLVLYEALTGFRPFRNETAYFLTGDTEQLLQRRASESPPDPRAVAPGIPDDLAELTVALLSPSPTERPDAAALLARLSAAELPTDARPWEGDLLFGPPKPAFVGRAAELTVLDAALRGVTRKGQQRTVHVHGPSGIGKSTLMREFLRRQGALLVLKGRCHPREVVAYPLLDPIIDALAAHLSTLRSEALAALVPEHAHALVRLFPVLGRVSALREAPVPDSLPADVELRRLGTEALRELLTRLARTGPLVVWIDDLQWGDAESARLLEQLLREPAPPAFLLLLTGRDCLSGPLGGSNTPTARVRELPLGPLSAAEAKALARQWLAGTQVNAEALRSLAGQAGGSPFVVGEVARYLATAASRGSALDVSAPLDIQRVLAERLRALPPMQRALVELAAVAGVPLPRDVLLAGAGLDPGARPMLSTLCDASLLRLVCGERAEAVTTYHDRIREAAVALLGDAARARRHRGLAEALEHAGSEDLELLLSHWVGAGEPKRAGPYAVRAAERAAHALAFDHAAWLFSRALALLGDEADRPALLEGWGDALANQGLRADAAARYLEAASALGGGDPGRVRDLRRRAAEQSIKCGRVEEGWRLLRTVLADVGVPVPRSRRHALLMATWYRLRFLKEHQQPEVRAASQVPAAELPALEALWTAACSFAQVDHVLADAFRMRYLRRVLEVGDASSVCRALAYEAAMETHLKGGWMDRHCQKLLAQTERLARWTGNACDEGWSLLAHATRAFTHGQWQEAVSACERGEAVLRERCTGVVWELGMLAAYHHAALAMRGDLGRLGERLERFLEDSTQRGDIFGIIESCLGDCILPWLARGQGARAWELSREALESLERGSAGKADWNDASRVGHSHRVSYCLLLAHVHASLYAGNPWRAWREVRARWDGLYRATPSLRFFDAHVRHARARAALAAAEQLEERQAPPTEVAPRWTRRALLVDARRQARAIGHETLAMAEPLSALVLAGVARLEGEEDTARTLLVQALAGFSAADMALHREVARYALGALQGGPQGRLSQQRAEAWLREQGVVDPRALAATLAPGLGLRPR, encoded by the coding sequence ATGGCCGAAGACTCCAGTTCCAGGGCAGGACTCCCACCCAATCTGCGCCCCTTCGCGCGGAGCACGCGCTTCCGGCTCCTCGGCCGCATGGGCGAGGGCGGCATGGGGACTGTCTACCGCGTCCATGACCGCGAGCTGCGGCGGGACGTGGCGCTCAAGGTGATGCGCAAGGCGGGGCCCACCGCGCTCCACGCCCTCAAGCGCGAGTTCCGCTCCCGCGCGGGCCTCAGCCACCCCAACCTCGTCCAGCTCCACGACCTCATCGTCGGTGACGACTTCTGCTGCTTCAGCATGGAGCTGATTGAGGGCCTGGACTTCCTGGGCTGGGTCCGTCCGGAGCGCGCGCTCGCGAGGCGGAGTCAGGGCGCCTTCCCGCCGCGCGAGGCCGGCGTGGTGCTGTCGGAGGTCTCCCCGCTGCCGCCCGAGGCCGCGCCGCGCCTGCGCGCCGTGCTGGCGCAGCTCGTCCGCGGCCTCCAGGCGCTCCATGCCTCCGGGCTCGTCCACCGCGACATCAAGCCGGCCAACGTGCTCGTCTCCGCAGAGGGCCGCGTCGTCATCGTCGACTTCGGCCTGACCACGGAGCTCCAGGCGGGGCTGCTGGCCCGAATCGGCTCCTCCGCCGCCGGGACGCTGCCGTACATGGCGCCCGAGCAGCTCCAGGGCGGGCCGCTCACCCCGGCCTCGGACCTGTATGCCGTGGGGCTCGTGCTGTACGAGGCGCTCACCGGCTTCCGTCCCTTCCGGAACGAGACGGCCTACTTCCTCACGGGAGACACGGAGCAGCTCCTCCAGCGCCGCGCCTCCGAGTCCCCCCCCGACCCCCGGGCCGTGGCCCCGGGCATTCCGGATGACCTGGCCGAGCTGACGGTGGCGCTGCTGTCCCCGTCACCCACGGAGCGGCCGGATGCCGCCGCGCTCCTGGCCCGGCTGTCGGCGGCGGAGCTCCCCACGGACGCGCGGCCCTGGGAGGGAGACCTCCTCTTCGGTCCTCCGAAGCCGGCCTTCGTGGGAAGGGCGGCCGAGCTGACCGTCCTGGACGCGGCGCTCCGGGGCGTCACGCGCAAGGGCCAGCAGCGCACCGTGCACGTCCACGGCCCGTCCGGCATCGGCAAGTCCACCCTGATGCGCGAGTTCCTCCGGCGCCAGGGCGCGCTGCTCGTGCTCAAGGGCCGCTGCCATCCGCGCGAAGTCGTGGCCTATCCCCTGCTGGACCCCATCATCGACGCGCTGGCGGCGCACCTCTCCACGCTCCGGAGCGAAGCCCTGGCGGCGCTCGTCCCGGAGCACGCGCACGCCCTGGTGCGCCTGTTCCCCGTGCTGGGGCGGGTGTCCGCGCTCCGGGAAGCCCCGGTGCCCGACTCGCTCCCGGCGGACGTCGAGCTGCGCCGGCTGGGCACCGAGGCCCTGCGGGAGCTGCTCACGCGCCTGGCGCGCACGGGGCCGCTGGTGGTGTGGATTGACGACCTGCAATGGGGAGACGCCGAATCGGCGCGGCTCCTCGAGCAGCTCCTGCGCGAGCCCGCTCCGCCCGCCTTCCTTCTGCTGCTCACCGGGCGCGACTGCCTCTCGGGCCCGCTGGGCGGGTCGAACACCCCCACGGCCCGCGTCCGCGAGCTTCCCCTGGGGCCCCTGTCGGCCGCGGAGGCGAAGGCGCTCGCGAGGCAGTGGCTGGCGGGCACGCAGGTGAATGCGGAGGCGTTGCGCTCCCTCGCCGGGCAGGCGGGCGGAAGCCCCTTCGTCGTGGGAGAGGTGGCCCGGTATCTCGCGACCGCCGCCAGCCGGGGCTCGGCCCTGGACGTCTCCGCGCCGCTCGACATCCAGCGGGTGCTGGCCGAGCGGCTGCGCGCGCTGCCCCCCATGCAACGGGCCCTGGTGGAGCTGGCGGCCGTGGCGGGAGTGCCTCTTCCCCGCGACGTGCTGCTGGCCGGGGCGGGGCTGGACCCGGGAGCCCGGCCGATGCTCTCCACGCTCTGCGATGCGTCGCTGCTGCGGCTCGTGTGCGGGGAGCGCGCGGAAGCCGTGACGACCTACCATGACCGCATCCGGGAGGCGGCGGTCGCCCTGCTGGGGGACGCCGCGCGCGCACGGCGGCACCGGGGGCTGGCGGAGGCGCTCGAGCACGCCGGCTCAGAGGACCTGGAGCTGCTGCTGAGCCACTGGGTGGGCGCGGGCGAGCCGAAGCGCGCGGGGCCCTACGCCGTACGCGCCGCCGAGCGCGCCGCCCACGCGCTGGCCTTCGACCACGCGGCGTGGCTCTTCTCGCGGGCGCTGGCGCTGCTGGGCGACGAGGCGGACCGGCCGGCGCTCCTGGAGGGGTGGGGCGACGCGCTCGCCAACCAGGGCCTGCGGGCGGACGCGGCGGCGCGCTACCTGGAGGCCGCGAGCGCGCTCGGCGGCGGCGACCCCGGGCGGGTGCGAGACTTGAGGCGCCGGGCCGCCGAGCAGTCCATCAAGTGTGGCCGGGTGGAGGAGGGCTGGCGGCTGCTGCGCACCGTGCTCGCGGACGTGGGCGTCCCCGTGCCGCGCAGCCGGCGGCACGCGCTGCTGATGGCCACCTGGTACCGGCTCCGCTTCCTCAAGGAGCACCAGCAGCCCGAGGTCCGCGCCGCCAGCCAGGTGCCCGCCGCGGAGCTTCCGGCGCTGGAGGCGCTCTGGACGGCGGCGTGTAGCTTCGCGCAGGTGGACCACGTGCTCGCGGATGCGTTCCGCATGCGGTACCTGCGGCGGGTCCTGGAGGTGGGAGACGCCTCCTCCGTGTGCCGCGCGCTGGCCTACGAGGCCGCCATGGAGACGCACCTCAAGGGCGGCTGGATGGACCGGCACTGCCAGAAGCTGCTCGCCCAGACGGAGCGCCTGGCGCGCTGGACGGGCAACGCCTGTGACGAGGGCTGGTCGCTGCTGGCCCACGCCACCCGGGCCTTCACCCATGGCCAGTGGCAGGAGGCGGTGAGCGCGTGCGAGCGGGGCGAGGCCGTCCTCCGCGAGCGGTGCACCGGCGTGGTGTGGGAGCTGGGCATGCTCGCGGCCTACCACCATGCCGCGCTGGCCATGCGCGGCGACCTGGGGCGGCTCGGCGAGCGGCTGGAGCGGTTCCTGGAGGACTCCACGCAGCGCGGAGACATCTTCGGCATCATCGAGAGCTGCCTGGGCGACTGCATCCTCCCGTGGCTGGCACGTGGCCAGGGCGCGCGGGCCTGGGAGCTGTCGCGGGAGGCCCTGGAGTCGCTGGAGCGCGGCTCCGCGGGCAAGGCGGACTGGAACGATGCGTCCCGCGTGGGCCACTCCCACCGCGTGAGCTACTGCCTCCTCCTGGCCCACGTCCACGCATCATTATATGCGGGCAATCCGTGGCGGGCCTGGCGGGAGGTGCGGGCGCGGTGGGACGGCCTGTACCGCGCCACGCCGTCGCTGCGCTTCTTCGACGCGCATGTGCGGCACGCGCGGGCTCGCGCCGCCCTGGCCGCGGCCGAGCAGCTGGAGGAGCGGCAGGCCCCGCCGACGGAGGTGGCGCCGCGCTGGACGCGCCGGGCCCTGCTGGTGGACGCGCGCCGCCAGGCCCGCGCCATCGGCCACGAGACGCTGGCGATGGCGGAGCCCCTGTCCGCGCTGGTGCTCGCGGGCGTGGCGCGGCTCGAGGGCGAGGAGGACACTGCGCGCACGCTGCTCGTCCAGGCCCTGGCTGGCTTCAGCGCGGCGGACATGGCGCTCCACCGGGAGGTTGCGCGGTATGCGCTCGGCGCGCTCCAGGGCGGGCCCCAGGGCCGGCTGTCCCAGCAGCGGGCCGAGGCGTGGCTGCGGGAACAGGGCGTGGTGGACCCGAGGGCGCTGGCGGCCACGCTGGCCCCCGGCCTGGGGCTCCGGCCCCGCTGA